The window TCGTTCACCGAAACCTTTGGCCATCTGTACCATCCCGACGATCTGGCGCTGTTCCTTGCCGGGCACAGCGCCGAACGCTGGCTGGGCGAGTTGACCGACCCGGCCTTTCGCGTGCGCATGGGACAGGCAGACGGGCGGGCCGTCGCCTATGCCAAGCTTGGCCCGCCCAGCCTGCCGTTCGAGGCGCGCGGCCCGTCCATCGAACTGCGCCAGCTTTATGTACTGAAACCCTGGCAGGGCACGGGCCTTGCCGCCGATCTGATGCAATGGGCGATCGACACCGCCCGCGGCACGGCGGCACAGGACCTGTATCTGTCCGTGTTCACCGATAATCACCGCGCCCGCCGCTTCTATGCCCGCTACGGGTTCGACGAAGTCGGCCCCTATGTGTTCAAGGTCGGCAATCACGAGGATGCCGACATCGTCCTGCGGCTGGCGCTATGAACGGCGACAAACCCGTCGAGGTGCTCCGTTCCACCCTCCTGGACGGGGTCGCGCACGGCTTTCTGGGTCGCCGGGGCGGCGTTTCGACCGGCGTCATGGCCGGCCTGGACATGGGGCGGCGCGGACAGGCGGAATTGTCGCCGGAACTGAGCGAAAATCGCCGCCGCGCGGTGGATGCGGTGCTGCCGGGCGCGACGCTCGTCACCCTGTATCAGGTTCATTCGGCAGAGGCGGTGATCGTCAATGCCGCCATTGCCGATGATGCCCGCCCCCATGCCGATGCGATGGTTACGCGCACGCCGGGCCTGCTGCTCGGCATCCTGACCGCCGATTGCGCCCCGGTGCTGTTCGCCGATGCACAGACGGGCGTGGTCGGTGCGGCCCATGCCGGGTGGAAAGGGGCGATCAGCGGCGTCACCGACCGGACGTTGGATGCGATGGAGCGATTGGGCGCCCGCCGCGACCGCATCGTCGCCGCCATCGGGCCGTGCATCGCCCGCGCCAGCTATGAGGTCGACCTGGCCTTTGCCGAGCGGTTTTGCGCCGACGATGCGGCCAATGAACGCTTTTTCGCCGATGGGCGGGAGGGGCATGTCCAGTTCGATCTGGAGGGGTATGTCGCGCATCGGCTGGCCAGCGCGGGCGTCGGCCGCGTGGCGATGCTGGGCGAGGATACCTATCCGCAAACCGACCGCTTCTACAGCTTTCGCCGGGCCACCCATCGCGGCGAACCGGACTATGGCCGCCAGATCAGCCTGATCGGTCTGTGACGGGCGGTTCCTTGGGGCCGTTTGATCCGCTACCCTGATGCAATCGCGCCCGCACCAGACGGGCGGTCATCCGTATCAGGAGTATTCATGTCCAACGAAACCGAGGCCGATCTGACCGGCGTCACCCCGCGCCGCAGGCCAAAAGCGAATATCGAAACGATCGGCGGACGAAAACTGAGCCCCGCCACGCTGATGATGGGGCACGGTTTCGACCCCGCTTTGTCCGAAGGGGCGCTGAAACCGCCGATCTTTGCCACCTCCACCTTCGTCTTTCCCAACGCCGCGGCGGGCAAGCGGCATTTCGAAGGGGTGACGGGCAAGCGTCCGGGCGGCGCAGACGGCCTTGTCTATTCCCGGTTCAACGGCCCCAATCAGGAAATCCTTGAGGACCGGCTGGGCGTCTGGGAAGAGGCGGAGGACGCGCTCGCCTTCTCCTCGGGGATGAGCGCCATCGCCACCCTGTTCCTCACCTTTGTCCAGCCGGGCGACGTGATCGTCCATTCCGGCCCGCTCTATGCGGCGACCGAAACGATGATCGCGCGGCTGCTGGGCAAGTTCGGCGTCCACTGGCTGGATTTCCCCGCCGGCGCATCGCGCGCGACGATCGAGGGCGTGCTGGAACAGGCCAAGGCAAAGGGCCGGGTGCCGCTGATCTACCTCGAAAGCCCCGCCAACCCCACCAATGTGCTGGTGGATATCGAGGCGGTGTCTGCGGCCCGCGATGCGGTGTTCGGCACGGGTGAGGATCGCCCGCCCATCGCCATCGACAACACGTTCCTTGGGCCGCTGTGGCAGCAACCGCTGCGGCATGGCGCCGACCTCGTCGTCTATTCGCTCACCAAATATGCCGGCGGGCACAGCGATCTGGTGGCGGGCGGCGTGCTGGGGTCGAAACGGCACATGGACATGATCCGGGCGATCCGGAACACCATCGGCACGATCTGCGACCCGAACACCGCATGGATGCTGCTGCGATCGCTGGAAACGCTTGAACTGCGCATGACGCGGGCGGGCGAGAATGCGGCGCGGGTCTGCGCGTTCCTTCGCGATCATGCCAAGGTGGAGCGGGTCGGCTATCTGGGTTTTCTGAAGGACGATGCCCAGGCGGACATTTACCGCCGCCATTGCACCGGGGCTGGCTCCACCTTCTCGCTCTATCTGAAGGGCGGCGAGCGGGAGGCGTTCGCCTTTCTCGACAGCCTGCGCATCGCCAAGCTGGCGGTCAGCCTGGGCGGCACGGAAACGCTGGCCAGCGCGCCCGCCGCAATGACCCATTTGTCGGTGCCCGATGATCGCAAGCGCGCGCTCGACATCACCGACAATCTGGTGCGCATCTCGATCGGCGTTGAAAATGCCGACGACCTGATCGCCGATTTCGATCAGGCATTGGCAGCGGTTTGACGGTAAAGAACTCTTACCCTTCCCACCGCTTCTCGGCAGGCCCCTTCCTCTCCCGCCAGCGGGAGAGGAAGGCAGCGCCGTCAGGCGCGGAAGGGTGAGGGTCTGCTTTCCCCTTCCACCTCCCAGACAAGAATGATGGTTGACCTACCCGTCCGACGCGCCCAATGATAGCGCTATCAAAATGCAGGGCATGACCCTGTGGTTGGGACAGGGAGAGGATGATGGCGCGCACGCTGTTGACCGTGGCGGCTGCCGCGATGCTGGGGGTTTCGATCCCGGCAATCGCGCAGGATCAGGCGCAAACGCCCGTCGCCGAAACCCGGCTGAAGCTGTCCGATCAAGAGTATCTGGAAGCGCGCGGCGTCAACTGGCTGGTCTTTTCAAACTGGTATGATGGCCTGTTCGCCGATGCCAAACATTCCGGCGTCGAACTGATCCAGCAGGGCGTCCGCACCGCGACCAATGGCGACGTCCGCCTGTCCGCGACGCCGGGTCAATGGGATCCCATCGGACGGCTTGTCGAACGCAAAGTGGACAAAGCCTCCGGCACGATCGAGGCGATCCTGGAATATCCGGAGCACAATTTCCGGTACCGCATCATCGGCACGCCCGCAGGCAAGGCGATGCGGTTGCAGGTCGTGCTGGACCAACCATTGCCGGCCGCGCTTGCGGGCAAGGCGGGGTTTAATCTGGAATTCCTGCCCTCGGCCTATTTTCACAAGAGCTTCCTCGCCGATGGCAGGGGCGGCACCATGCCGGTCTATCCCGCCTCCGCGATGGTGGCGGGCGGCGACCGCAATGCAGCGTCGGGGCGAGAGGTCGGGCCGGGGGCGGAAACCCTGCCCTTTGCGTCCGGATCGACCCTGGTGCTGGCGCCAGAGGACGACGCCCGCCGCGTGACGATCCGCTCGGCCAGCGGCCCGCTGACCCTGCACGACGGGCGCAACATGGCCCAGAATGGCTGGTTCGTGGTGCGCGGTGCCCTGCCCTCGGGCAAGACCGGCGCGGTCATCGACTGGACGCTGGAGGCGAACAGCGTCCCCGGCTGGACCCGTCCGCCCAATATCGGCCATTCGCAGCTTGGCTATGCCCCGGCGCAGAAAAAGGTCGCGGTGATTGAACTGGACGCCAATGCCCGTCCCGCGGTGAACGCGCGACTGATCCGCATTACTGAAACCGGCGAACAAGTGGCGGGCACCGTGCCGGCCAAGGCGTGGGGCAAGTACAAGCGCTACCAGTATCTGACCGCCGATTTCACCGCGACGACCGCGCCGGGCCTGTATCAGATCGATTATGACGGCACGCGCACTGCCACGTTCCGTATCAGCGCCGATGTGTTCGCCGATGCCTGGCACCCCACCAACGACGTGTTCATGAACGTCCAGATGGACCATATGTTCGTGAACGAGGCGTATCGCGTGTGGCACAGCGATCCGCACCGCGACGATGCGCGACAGGCGCCCGTCAATCACGAACATATCGACCTGTATCGTCAGGGACCGACCACCGACACCAGCTTCAAACCCGGCGAGCATATCCCCGGCCTGAATGTCGGCGGCTGGCTGGACGCCGGCGATTTCGACATCCGTACCCAGACGCAATATGCCGCCATTCGCGGCCTTGTGAACGCCTGGGAAAGCTGGAAACCGGCGCGCGACACGACCTGGATCGACACTGCGCTCCGCCGCGTCGAACTGCACGTGCCGGACGGCAAGCCGGACGTGGTGCAACAGGTGGCGCACGGCACCCGCTACCTCGTGTCGATGTACGATGCCGTCGGCTATGCCGTGCACGGCGTGGTCGAACCGGACGTGGCGCAATACACGCATCTGGGCGATGCGGCGGCCAAGACCGATGGCCTGATCTATGACCCGTCGCTGAAATATGGCGAGGAAAAGGGCGGACGCAGCGGCAAGCCGGATGACCGCTGGGTGTTTACCAGCAGATCTTCTGCCCTGAATTACGGATCGGCCGCAGCGATGGCGGCGGCATCGCGCGTGCTGGGCGGGGTTGACGACGCGCTGGCGGCAAAGGCGCGCAAGCTGGCCATTCAGGTCTGGGATGAGGAACAGTCGCACCCGCCCTTCACCTTCAGCCACGGCAACACCACCGGCGGACCGCTTGAGGCGGAAATGTTCGACGCGGCGGTCGAGCTGCTGCTGACCACCGGCGACAGGACGAAATACGCCCCCCATGTCGCCCGGCTGTGGGACGAACTGGCGGCGAAGAACATGGTCGATTGGCAGACCGCGATAAAGGCGCTGCCGATGATGGATGCGGCCTATCGCGGCAAGCTGGAAACGGCGGCGCGCGAATGGGCGGCGGTCGATGCCGGACTGGCAAAGGCCAATCCGTTCGGCGTGCCGGTGACAGAGGGGGGCTGGGCGGGGTCCGGCGCGGTCGTCAGCCATGGCCTGACCGCCTATGCGCTGCACAAGGCGTTTCCCGGGATAGTCGATGGCAGCGCAGTGTTCCGCTCGATGGATTTCCTGATGGGCACGCATCCCTATCACAATCTGTCGCTCGTCTCCGGCGTCGGCACGCGGTCGAAGGAAGTCAGCTATGGCAGCAACCGTGCTGATTTCAGCTTCATCGCAGGCGGCGTGGTGCCCGGTATCCTGATGCTGAAGCCCGATTTTCCGGAGAACAAGGAGGACTGGCCGTTCTTCTGGGGCGAAAACGAATATGTCGTGAACTTGGGTCCTGCCTTCATCCAGCTCGCCAACGCCGCCAACGAACTGGCGGCGCGGTAATCCCGTCGGGTCGACGTGCTCTGGCCTTGAAGGCCAGCGCACGACGCTCGATCAGGTGCCATGAGGCATAGCCGAACAGCGCCGCAGTCGGCAGGCTGAGCATGAAAACCGCCTGCCACGTCGCCCCTTCGCCCAAAAGAACGCGCCACACCTGCTGCACCGGCCAGCCGTAAAGATACATGCCGTAGGATATGTCGCCGAAGCGATCGAGACCCGGCAATTGCCAGCGCGGATGGGTGGCGATCCAGATCAACGGATAGGCGCCCCAAAGCCCGAAGGTTTCGAGGGGCAGGCCGATGCGAAAACCGACCACGGCCAGCATCGCACACAGGGCGATCGGCCAGGCGGGATAGGCGGGCCGGCCGCGCAAGAGGAAATGGATCGCCGCGCCCGCAAAGAAGGCCGGGACGACGAGGAGCACGATCCGCGCCTCGGCCAGCCCCACCCATGGCGACATGAGCAACGGCACGACCAGCACCGTGCCCAGCCCTATGGCCAGAACCGCCCACAGGCGCATGATGCCCAGCATCATCAGCAGCGCGATCGCCACATAACAGGCGATTTCGTACAAGATCGTCCACATGGACCCGTTGACCACCCAGCCATAGTCGCCGGGATAGAATTGCAGGCCGCTCAGAAGTAGTCCGTCGAGCAGCAACAGCCCCTTTGCCACATATCGAAAAGGGATCGTCGAGGTCAGGAAACCCATCGCACCGCGGGCGTGGAAGAACGGGGCAACCACGAACGCAGTCAGGACAAGTACGACCAGCAACGCCGGATAGATTCGCAGCGCGCGATTGAGCAGGAATGCCCGCCACGATGGGTTGAATCCAGCGCTCTGCGCAATCAGGAATCCGCTCATCGCAAAGAACATGGCAACGCCGAAAAGACCCAGAATCGGCGCGTCCAGATACCGGACAAAGGGTTCGTTGACCTCGCTGTCCTCGGCAATCGGAAAGGAATGCGAAAAGATCACGGCGCTTGCCGCCACCAGGCGCAGCCAGTCGAAATTGCTGAAGCGGGGGCGTGGCGCTGCTCCGGTCAACCCCGCTTCCAATATCCTTGAGCCACGGTTCGGCACGCTGTCCGTCACGATCGTCTGCCCCCGGAGACACGATACCGTGTTGCAGCGGTGCGCCCTCTGCGCCTACCGTTCTTGGCATGACACCCGTTACCAAACCGTTCATCACCGGCCTGCCAAAGGCGGAGCTTCACCTGCATATCGAGGGGAGCCTGGAGCCGGAGCTGATGATGGCGCTGGCCAGGCGCAACCGCGTCGACATCCCCTTCGCCACGGTGGAGGATATCCGCGCAGCCTATCAGTTCAGCCGGCTGCAGGATTTCCTGGACATCTATTATCAGGGCGCGAACGTGCTGCGCACCGCAGAAGACTTCCGCGATCTGGCCATCGCCTATTTCGACCGGGCGGCGGCGGACGGCGTCGTCCATGCAGAGATTTTCTTCGATCCCCAGACGCACACCGACCGCGGCATTGCGTTCGATACGGTCATGCAGGGCCTGCTTGCCGGGATGGCAGCGGCAGAGGAACGGCATGGCCTTACCTCGAAACTGATCCTCTGTTTCCTGCGTCACCTGGATGAGGATGCGGCCTTTGCCACCCTGGCTCAGGCGGAGCCGTGGCTGGACCGGATCACCGGCGTCGGCCTGGATTCGTCCGAGCTTGGCCATCCGCCGGAAAAGTTTGCCCGCGTCTTTGCCCGCGCCCGGGATGCCGGGCTGAAACTGGTCGCCCATGCCGGAGAGGAAGGACCGCCCGATTATGTCGAACAGGCGCTGGATGTGCTTCGCATCGACCGGCTGGACCATGGCAATCGCAGTCTTGAGGACGATGCGCTGACCCGGCGGCTGGCCGAAACGGGCATGACGCTGACGGTGTGCCCGCTGTCCAACCTGAAGCTGTGCGTCGTCCCGTCGCTGGATGCCCATCCCATCGACCGGATGCTGCAACTGGGCCTGCGCGCGACGGTGAACAGCGACGATCCCGCCTATTTCGGCGGCTATGTCGCCGAAAACTACCGCGCGGTCGCGGCGGCACGCGGGCTGTCGCACGGCGATCTGGCAACGCTGGCCCGCAACAGCTTTACCGGCAGCTTCCTTGATGCGGACAGCATTGCAGCCCATGTCGCCGCAGTCGATGCCTTTGTCGCGGAACACGCCTGATGCCGATTTTCACGCCCATTCTGCACGATGCCTTTGCCGATCTGATCCGTGCGCTGGCGGCCGAACTGGCGGCGGACGACTGGCAGCCGGATTTCATCATCGGCATCGGCCGGGGCGGCCTTGCCCCCGGTGTCTATCTCAGCCACGCCACGGGGCTGGCCACGCTGTCGGTGGATTATTCTTCGAAGAACGCTGATTTCTCCGAAGCGCCGCTCGACCGGCTGGCGGAACGGACGCGGGCCGGCGAGCGGCTGTTGTTCCTCGATGACATCAACGATACCGGCGGCACCATCGGCAAGCTGCGCGAACGCATGGCGGCCAAGGGCGCGGCGATGGGTCAGGTCCGCTTTGCCACGCTGCTCGACAATGTCCGCTCCACGCAAAAGGTCGATTACCGCGCCCGCATGATCGACCGGGCAGTGACCAAGGACTGGTTCATCTTTCCGTGGGAGGCGATGGCCCCGGACAGCGCGATTGCCGCCGACGCGGCCGAGGTGCCGGAACGCACCGCCTGATCGCGCGGACGTGAAAAAGGGCGCGGGTGTGGCCCGCGCCCTTTCCAATCCGGGGGTTTGCTTGCGTTAGCGGACCTGCGGCGTGGCCGGTTCGCTCTCTTCGGTCGGCTTGGCCTCATCCGTCTGCGATTCCGGCGCGGGGCTGGTCGTCGCGTTCGGATCCTGCGGCTCCGTCGTCGGCGTCGGGCTGGTCGTCGGCGCGGTCGATGCGTCCGGCGTCTGCTCCGGTGACGGGGTCTGCGTCTGCTGCGTATCGGTCGGGGCCGACGGGGCGGTCTGCGTGCCCGGCGTCGTCTGGGCCGCGGCAATGCCGGTGGCCGACAGCATCAGGGCGCTGGCAGTGAGGAACTTGGTAAGCATAGTTACTCTCCTTTGGTAGGACACCCAAGGAAAACTGCCGATCCCCGCCATGGTTCAATCGATCCGTCGCCGGATTGCCACGGCTTTCGGTCAGCCGTGCCGTTTCACCGGCCGGAATTCAGCCCCTTACGCAAATCAACCGCACTGGGCGCGATGAAGCAGCTTCTGATCGGCCAGAACCAGCGCCATCATCGCCGCCACCACCGGTGCGCCGCGAATGCCGACGCACGGGTCGTGCCGTCCCTTGGTCAGGATCTCGGTCGCCTCCCCCTCCCGCGTCACCGTTTCGACGGGGGTCAGGATGGAACTGGTCGGCTTGAACGCCACCCGCACAAGAACGGGCTGGCCAGTCGAAATGCCGCCAGCAATGCCGCCCGCGTGATTGGCCAGGAATTGCGGCGTCCCGTCCTCGCCCGGCCGCATGGCATCGGCATTCTGTTCGCCGGTCAGGGTCGCTGCGGCAAAGCCGTCGCCGATCTCCACGCCCTTCACCGCGTTGATGCTCATCATCGCGGCGGCCAGTTCGCTGTCCAGCTTGGCATAGAGCGGCGCGCCCCATCCGGCGGGCACGCCGCGCGCCTCGCACGCAATGACCGCGCCCAGCGACGATCCGCTCTTGCGCGCGCCGTCGACCAGCGCCTCCCAGCGCGCTGCGGCCGCTGCATCGGGACAGAAAAAGGGATTGTTCCCGATTTCCGCCGCATCGAAATTGGCATAATCGATCGCATCGCCGCCAATCGCCTCGACCCAGGCGGTGATCGTCACCTCCGGGATCGCCAGCCGGGCGACGCCGCCCGCCGCGACCCGCGCCGCCGTTTCCCGCGCCGAGGATCGCCCGCCGCCGCGATAGTCGCGAAAGCCGTATTTGGCGTCATAGGCATAATCGGCATGGCCGGGGCGATAGGCCTTTGCGACGTCCGAATAATCCTTGGACCGCTGGTCGACGTTTTCGATCATCAGGCTGATCGGCGTGCCGGTCGTCCGCCCTTCGAACACGCCGGACAGGATGCGGACCTGATCCGGTTCCTGCCGCTGGGTGGTAAAGCGCGACTGGCCGGGACGGCGCTGGTCCAGGAACGGCTGAATGTCCGCCTCGCTCAGCGACAGGCCGGGGGGGCAGCCATCGACCACCGCGCCCAGCGCCGGGCCATGGCTTTCGCCCCAGGTGGTAAAGCGGAACACCCGCCCGAACGTGTTGAAACTCATGCGTCCTCCCCCAGCGCCGCAAAGGCGGGGGCATGCGCCGCCACGCCGCGCACGCCGGGCGGCATGGGCCGTCCGGTCAGCACCGCCGCCATGAAATGATCCCCGGCATAGGGGCTGTCGAACCCGGCTGCCGTCTCGGCCTTGAACCCGAACCGGGCATAATAGGCCGGATCGCCCAGCACGAAGCACAGGCCGAGCCCGGCGCGGGACAGCTGTTCCAACCCGGCGGAAACCAGCGCCTCGCCAACCCCCTGTCGCCGATATTCGGGCAGCACGGCCAGCGGCGCCAGCGCGACCGCAGCAACGGGATCGCCATCCAGCTCAACGTGCATCCGGCTGAATATCGCGGCCCCGGCCAGCGTGCCGCCCGCCTCGTCCGCCGCCACCATCGCCAGCACCATGTCGCCATCCAGGCACAGCCGCATCAGCAGCTCCGCCTCGGCCGGCGCGGCGAAGTTCTGGCGCATCAACCGGTCGATGCCAGCCACGTCGCCGGCACCTGCGGGGCGGACGGTCAACGTCATCGTGCCGTCACGACAATGCGATGTCGGGCGCGTCCTCGGCCTTCATGCCCACGACATTGTACCCGGCATCGACATGATGGATCTCGCCCGTCACGCCGGCCGACAGGTCGCTGAGCAGATACAGTCCGGCGCCGCCGACATCCTCGATCGTCACGTTGCGCTTCAGCGGCGCGTTCAGCTCGTTCCACTTCAGGATATAGCGGAAATCGCCGATGCCGCTCGCCGCCAGCGTCTTGATCGGCCCGGCCGAGATCGCGTTGACGCGGATATTGTCGCGGCCAAGGTCAACGGCGAGATATTTCACGCTGGTATCCAGCGCCGACTTGGCGATGCCCATGACATTGTAATGCGGCACGACCTTTTCCGACCCGTAATAGGTCAGCGTGAGCAAGCTGCCGCCATTCGGCATCAGCGCCTTGGCATGACGCGCCACGGCGGTGAAGGAATAGACGCTGATGTTCATCGTCATCAGGAAATTGTCGAGGCTGGTTTCGTAATAGCGGCCGCGCAGCTCGTTCTTGTCCGAAAAGCCGATGGCGTGGACCACGAAATCAATCGTCGGCCAGCGGGCCGCCAGCGTCGAAAAGGCCGCGTCCACGCTGGCCATGTCGGACACCTCGCACGGAAAGCAGAAATCCGATCCCAGTTCGGCGGCCAGCGGAACCACACGCTTGGCCAGCGAATCATTGGGATAGGTAAAGGCCAGCTCGGCGCCATGTTCGGCAAGTTGCTTGGCAATGCCCCAGGCAAGTGACTTGTCGTTCGCCAGGCCCATGATGAGCCCGCGCTTGCCCGCCATCAATCCAGTCATGCGTTCCCTTCCGCGCCCAAGTCCTTGTTCGACGCGCTCTCTAGACCGGTTTCGGGCGATTCTGCCAGCGCCGCGTTCAGTTGCGCACCCACAACGACGCCCAGCCCCACGATGAAGAAGAAGATCAGGGCGATCATCACCCCCGCCAGGCTGCCATAGGTCAAGTCGTAATTGGCCAGATTGGTCAGGATGATCGGCAGCAATGCGGTCGTCGCCAGCCACCATCCGGTGGTCAGCGCAGCGCCCGGCCATTTCGGATTGTTCGACCGGCGATAAACGCCGGGGGTCAGGGCGTAGAACAGGATATAGAGCGCGGCGAACAGCGCGATGCCCGGCACGAACCGCGACAGGCTAAGCGTCGTCTGGATGTCGGTGGCAAAGGGGAAGAATTGGGTAATGAACGCCTCCACCCCGGTCAGCGCGACCTGAAAGCTGAATGCCGTCATCGCCAGGATGACCGAGGCAAAGATCATCCCGATCGCGCTCAGCCGGTATTCCCAGAACGGCCGGCTCATCTTGACGCCATAGGCCTGTCGCTGGATCGCGCGCAGCGTCTCGACAAAGCTGGCCGTGGTCCACAGCCCGACGATCGCGCCCAGCCACAACAGCGATCCCGAACGGGCCTGCAGCACGTCCAGGATCGGTTTTTGCAGCACCAACGCGACATCGGGCGGCATGGTGCGCAAAAACGCCTCGACCGTGCGCAGCCCGTCCTCGGTCCGGCCGAACAGCCGGGCGATGGCGGCGGCGACGATGAAGAACGGGAACAACGTGACCAGGCTCAGATAGGCCAGATTGCCCGCATGGGTGAACCCTTCGGCAAACACGCCGGCAACGACGCGCTTGGCGACCTCGAACACGCGCTGGCTGATGCCGAGATTGGCCAGCCGCTGCTGGAGCCCACCCTGTTCACGACGTGCCTCGGGTGTTTGCGATGAGCCTTCAGTCATGCCAGTCATAACCCGCTGCCCGTCACTTTGCTCCGCACCGGCTGGCAGGATCAAAGGCCGAGCCGGCTGCGCGGGTCATGCGTGGCAGCGCCGGGCCAGTCGCGGGCGAACGCGGTCAACGCGGCATCGTCGGCCGGCAGGTCGATCATCAGCGTGACCAGCTGATCCCCCCGGCCGCCGCCCTTTTTGTGAAACCCCTTGCCGCGCAGGCGCATCACCTTGCCCGATGTCGACCCGGCGGGCAGTTTCAGCATCACGCTGCCGTCCACCGTCGGCACCTTCACCTCACCGCCCAGCACCGCTTCGGCCAGGCCAATGGGCAGGTCGATGCGCACATCGTCGCCGTCGCGGGTAAAGAACCGGTGCGCCTGAACCTCGATGGTGACGATGGCGTCGCCCGCCCCGCCCGGCCCCGGCTGCCCCTTGCCCGCCAGCCGCATCTGCGTGCCGGTCTCCACCCCGGCGGGCAGTTTCAGGTCGATGGTCTTGCCATCGTTCAGCGTGATGCGCTGCGGGGCCAGCATGGCCGCATCGACGAACGATACCGCCAGGCGATAGGGGATGTTGCCGCCCTTTGGCTGGGGCCGTCGGCCGAACCCGCTGGCAAAACCGCCGCCCCGCGCGCCTGCACCGCCGCCGAACAGCCCCTCGAAAATATCGGTGAAATCCCCGCTGTCGCCCGAAAAGTCGAACCCGCCGGGGCGGCCCTGTCCACCCGGCCCGCGCGCGCCGCCAAAACCGAACGGCATGGCCGGATTGCCGTCCGCGTCGATCTCTCCCCGGTCGAACCGGGCGCGCTTGTCCTTGTCGCTGAGCAGGTCATAGGCCTGCGTCACCGTGGCAAAGCGTTCGGCCGCACGCGGATTGTCGCGATTGCGGTCGGGGTGCAGCTCCTTGGCCAGCTTGCGATAGGCGGACTTGATCTCCGCCTCGCTCGCACCGCGTGCCACGCCCAGAGTGGTATAGGGATCTGCTGCCATTTGAGGTCCGTTACTCCTGTCGCGCGCCTATGTGGGGGAAAGCAGGCGCTGACGCAATTCCGGCGGATGGACGAAGCCATTCCCGCCCGGCGTGTCGGTCAGTCCAGCGGCGCCACGTCGACCGATACGTGCATCGTCTGACCCCCGGTACCCAGCACCACGCCGTCAATCGGCGCGATGTCGCCATAATCGCGGCCGATGGCGACGACGACATGATCCTCCGCCATCCAGATGCCATTGGTCGGATCGACGCCGACCCATCCGATGGCGGGGCCTGCCCACAGCATCACCCATGCATGGGTGGCATCGGCCCCGACCAGCCGCTCCTGACCCGGCGGCGGCAGGGTGCGAAGATATCCGGAGACGTATGCAGCCGGCAGCCCCGCGGTCCTCAGCCCCGAAATCATGATCTGGGCGAAATCCTGACACACCCCGCCGCGCTTGTGGAACGCCTCGATCGGCGGGGTGTCGACCAATGTCGCGCTGGGATCGAACAGGAACTCGCTCTGGATGCGCCGGGCCAGCGCCATGCCTGCCTCCAGCACGCCGCGCCGGGGATCCAGCTCGGCCGCGCACCATGCGCCGATCTCTGCGTCCAGCGGGATGCGGGGCGACGGAAACTGGTAACTGGCCGGGCTGGCCGGGCCCATGTCGCGGCTGGCGCGCGCCATCGCCGCCACCTCGGCCAGGGTCGGGTCGCCCGGCTGCGGCATCGGGATCGGCCGGGTCAGCGTGACCAGCGCGCTGCTTTCGATCACCAGGCTGCGCGTCGTGTTTTCCACCACCAGCCGCTGCACATTGGCCAGCCCCGCCTGCGCGCGGGCCGGGGCCAGCCGCCCGGC of the Sphingomonas sp. BGYR3 genome contains:
- a CDS encoding adenosine deaminase; protein product: MTPVTKPFITGLPKAELHLHIEGSLEPELMMALARRNRVDIPFATVEDIRAAYQFSRLQDFLDIYYQGANVLRTAEDFRDLAIAYFDRAAADGVVHAEIFFDPQTHTDRGIAFDTVMQGLLAGMAAAEERHGLTSKLILCFLRHLDEDAAFATLAQAEPWLDRITGVGLDSSELGHPPEKFARVFARARDAGLKLVAHAGEEGPPDYVEQALDVLRIDRLDHGNRSLEDDALTRRLAETGMTLTVCPLSNLKLCVVPSLDAHPIDRMLQLGLRATVNSDDPAYFGGYVAENYRAVAAARGLSHGDLATLARNSFTGSFLDADSIAAHVAAVDAFVAEHA
- a CDS encoding phosphoribosyltransferase domain-containing protein, whose amino-acid sequence is MPIFTPILHDAFADLIRALAAELAADDWQPDFIIGIGRGGLAPGVYLSHATGLATLSVDYSSKNADFSEAPLDRLAERTRAGERLLFLDDINDTGGTIGKLRERMAAKGAAMGQVRFATLLDNVRSTQKVDYRARMIDRAVTKDWFIFPWEAMAPDSAIAADAAEVPERTA
- the aroC gene encoding chorismate synthase, whose translation is MSFNTFGRVFRFTTWGESHGPALGAVVDGCPPGLSLSEADIQPFLDQRRPGQSRFTTQRQEPDQVRILSGVFEGRTTGTPISLMIENVDQRSKDYSDVAKAYRPGHADYAYDAKYGFRDYRGGGRSSARETAARVAAGGVARLAIPEVTITAWVEAIGGDAIDYANFDAAEIGNNPFFCPDAAAAARWEALVDGARKSGSSLGAVIACEARGVPAGWGAPLYAKLDSELAAAMMSINAVKGVEIGDGFAAATLTGEQNADAMRPGEDGTPQFLANHAGGIAGGISTGQPVLVRVAFKPTSSILTPVETVTREGEATEILTKGRHDPCVGIRGAPVVAAMMALVLADQKLLHRAQCG
- a CDS encoding N-acetyltransferase; the encoded protein is MTLTVRPAGAGDVAGIDRLMRQNFAAPAEAELLMRLCLDGDMVLAMVAADEAGGTLAGAAIFSRMHVELDGDPVAAVALAPLAVLPEYRRQGVGEALVSAGLEQLSRAGLGLCFVLGDPAYYARFGFKAETAAGFDSPYAGDHFMAAVLTGRPMPPGVRGVAAHAPAFAALGEDA
- the fabI gene encoding enoyl-ACP reductase FabI, yielding MTGLMAGKRGLIMGLANDKSLAWGIAKQLAEHGAELAFTYPNDSLAKRVVPLAAELGSDFCFPCEVSDMASVDAAFSTLAARWPTIDFVVHAIGFSDKNELRGRYYETSLDNFLMTMNISVYSFTAVARHAKALMPNGGSLLTLTYYGSEKVVPHYNVMGIAKSALDTSVKYLAVDLGRDNIRVNAISAGPIKTLAASGIGDFRYILKWNELNAPLKRNVTIEDVGGAGLYLLSDLSAGVTGEIHHVDAGYNVVGMKAEDAPDIALS
- a CDS encoding YihY/virulence factor BrkB family protein, whose translation is MTEGSSQTPEARREQGGLQQRLANLGISQRVFEVAKRVVAGVFAEGFTHAGNLAYLSLVTLFPFFIVAAAIARLFGRTEDGLRTVEAFLRTMPPDVALVLQKPILDVLQARSGSLLWLGAIVGLWTTASFVETLRAIQRQAYGVKMSRPFWEYRLSAIGMIFASVILAMTAFSFQVALTGVEAFITQFFPFATDIQTTLSLSRFVPGIALFAALYILFYALTPGVYRRSNNPKWPGAALTTGWWLATTALLPIILTNLANYDLTYGSLAGVMIALIFFFIVGLGVVVGAQLNAALAESPETGLESASNKDLGAEGNA
- a CDS encoding DnaJ C-terminal domain-containing protein; this encodes MAADPYTTLGVARGASEAEIKSAYRKLAKELHPDRNRDNPRAAERFATVTQAYDLLSDKDKRARFDRGEIDADGNPAMPFGFGGARGPGGQGRPGGFDFSGDSGDFTDIFEGLFGGGAGARGGGFASGFGRRPQPKGGNIPYRLAVSFVDAAMLAPQRITLNDGKTIDLKLPAGVETGTQMRLAGKGQPGPGGAGDAIVTIEVQAHRFFTRDGDDVRIDLPIGLAEAVLGGEVKVPTVDGSVMLKLPAGSTSGKVMRLRGKGFHKKGGGRGDQLVTLMIDLPADDAALTAFARDWPGAATHDPRSRLGL